A genomic segment from Aspergillus puulaauensis MK2 DNA, chromosome 1, nearly complete sequence encodes:
- the rmt2 gene encoding protein-arginine N5-methyltransferase (BUSCO:EOG09262N47;~COG:E;~EggNog:ENOG410PI10;~InterPro:IPR026480,IPR020683,IPR017408,IPR029063, IPR036770;~go_function: GO:0016274 - protein-arginine N-methyltransferase activity [Evidence IEA]), which yields MADPATEIDVDLEVQEVLLAASQHDIPKLRRLLRSNDAATNPANVKDPETGASPLHAAIAACEPEEEELKTNGAPNGVQSNGEEEHTSEQQATLKSAVQTVKLLLQEGAIWNDLDLNDETPGCIAKRLGLDELYEMVVDAGVRAELLLNRLDGYEELSDEEMGDDEEQEQQESADASASNTAEEESAPQLVESTTAATDTAQSGEAEPNVTSSRYLSSDLSFQQDRLLDQDQNGVMMAWESDIMAKSAKKLLPTPGLRVLNVGHGMGIVDGFFQEQSPASHHIIEAHPDVVAEMKRKGWHEKPGVHIHEGRWQDILPELMTQGEMFDAIYYDTFAESYADFRDFFTEQVIGILEQEGKWGFFNGMGADRQISYDVYQKVVEMDLFEAGFDIEWEEIAVPKLEGEWNGVRRPYWSIDKYRLPLCKYMD from the coding sequence ATGGCGGACCCAGCAACTGAAATCGACGTTGACCTCGAGGTCCAAGAAGTCCTCCTAGCTGCCTCTCAGCACGACATCCCCAAGCTCAGACGACTCCTACGCTCCAACGATGCGGCAACGAACCCCGCCAATGTGAAGGATCCAGAGACAGGCGCCTCCCCACTCCATGCGGCCATTGCAGCTTGCGAgcccgaagaggaggagttGAAGACAAATGGCGCACCGAATGGTGTTCAATCCAATGGAGAGGAGGAACATACCAGTGAGCAGCAAGCAACACTCAAGTCGGCCGTCCAGACTGTGaagcttcttctgcaggAAGGGGCTATATGGAATGACTTGGACTTGAACGACGAGACACCTGGATGCATTGCAAAACGTCTTGGATTGGATGAGCTGTATGAAATGGTTGTGGATGCAGGAGTTAGAGCAGAACTTCTGCTGAACAGGCTAGATGGCTATGAAGAACTATCAGACGAAGAGAtgggagacgacgaagagcaaGAGCAACAGGAGTCTGCTGATGCAAGTGCGTCAAACACTGCAGAAGAGGAGTCCGCCCCGCAATTAGTCGAGTCAACAACTGCTGCCACGGACACTGCTCAAAGCGGCGAGGCAGAGCCAAATGTTACGAGCTCGCGTTACTTGAGTTCGGACCTGAGCTTCCAGCAGGACCGATTGCTCGACCAAGATCAAAACGGAGTGATGATGGCCTGGGAATCTGATATCATGGCCAAATCTGCCAAGAAACTCCTTCCTACACCAGGACTGCGCGTTCTGAATGTCGGACATGGAATGGGAATTGTCGATGGGTTCTTTCAAGAGCAATCCCCGGCGTCACATCACATTATCGAAGCTCATCCTGACGTCGTCGCAGAAATGAAGCGAAAAGGCTGGCATGAGAAACCGGGTGTTCACATCCACGAGGGCAGATGGCAGGATATACTTCCTGAACTGATGACGCAAGGGGAGATGTTCGACGCCATTTACTACGACACATTTGCCGAGTCATATGCCGATTTCCGAGATTTCTTCACTGAGCAGGTCATTGGTATTCTGGAACAAGAGGGCAAATGGGGTTTCTTTAATGGCATGGGAGCAGACCGACAGATCAGCTATGATGTGTACCAAAAGGTGGTGGAAATGGACCTTTTTGAAGCCGGATTTGACATCGAATGGGAGGAAATCGCCGTCCCCAAGTTGGAGGGGGAGTGGAATGGGGTGCGCCGGCCGTACTGGAGCATAGACAAGTACCGACTTCCGCTATGTAAGTACATGGACTAG
- the PHB2 gene encoding prohibitin subunit PHB2 (COG:O;~EggNog:ENOG410PH8R;~InterPro:IPR001107,IPR000163,IPR036013;~PFAM:PF01145;~go_component: GO:0016020 - membrane [Evidence IEA]) gives MSRIPKEQWERLQLILQNRGRYGGFPSGGGGRGGVGAAALVTLGLGAYVLSNSLFNVDGGHRAIKYSRIGGVKKEIYPEGTHFAFPLIETPIIYDVRAKPRNIASLTGTKDLQMVNITCRVLSRPRVDALPQIYRTLGSDFDERVLPSIVNEVLKSVVAQFNASQLITQRENVARLVRDNLARRAARFNIALDDVSLTHLTFSPEFTAAVEAKQVAQQEAQRAAFLVDKARQEKQAFIVRAQGEARSAELIGDAIKKSKSYIELRKIENARHIAQILQENGGRNKLYLDTEGLGLNVNAGSPTDK, from the exons ATGTCTCGGATCCCGAAAGAGCAGTGGGAGCGGTTGCAGCTTATTCTGCAGAACCGTGGCCGCTATGGAGGCTTTCCTTCTGGTGGAGGTGGCCGCGGAGGAGTGGGTGCCGCAGCTTTGGTTACACTCGGTCTTGGAGCATACGTTCTATCAAACTCTCTCTTCAACG TCGATGGTGGTCACCGCGCAATCAAATACTCGCGAATCGGTGGTGTGAAGAAGGAAATCTACCCTGAAG GAACCCACTTCGCATTCCCTTTGATCGAAACTCCCATCATCTACGATGTCCGAGCGAAGCCGAGAAACATTGCTTCCCTAACCGGTACCAAGGATCTACAGATGGTGAACATCACTTGCCGTGTCCTGTCAAGGCCTCGAGTGGATGCTCTTCCTCAGATCTACCGAACTCTTGGCTCTGATTTTGATGAGCGGGTGCTTCCATCCATCGTGAATGAGGTCTTGAAGAGCGTGGTTGCTCAGTTCAACGCCAGTCAGCTGATTACCCAGCGTGAGAATGTCGCCAGACTTGTTCGGGATAACCTCGCTCGTCGAGCGGCCCGCTTCAATATTGCTCTAGATGATGTTTCCCTTACG CACCTGACGTTCTCCCCCGAATTCACTGCTGCCGTCGAAGCCAAGCAAGTCGCTCAGCAAGAAGCTCAACGGGCAGCGTTCCTTGTTGACAAGGCCCGTCAAGAGAAACAAGCTTTCATCGTCCGCGCTCAGGGTGAGGCCCGATCAGCGGAACTTATCGGAGACGCgatcaagaagagcaagagctACATCGAGCTTCGGAAGATCGAAAACGCCCGACACATCGCCCAGATTCTTCAGGAAAACGGTGGAAGGAACAAACTGTACCTGGACACCGAAGGTCTTGGGTTGAACGTCAATGCGGGTTCGCCAACCGACAAATAA
- a CDS encoding putative polyadenylation factor subunit CstF64 (COG:A;~EggNog:ENOG410PMBW;~InterPro:IPR000504,IPR035979,IPR026896,IPR012677, IPR025742;~PFAM:PF14327,PF14304,PF00076;~go_function: GO:0003676 - nucleic acid binding [Evidence IEA];~go_process: GO:0031124 - mRNA 3'-end processing [Evidence IEA]) — protein MGPDRAGKSVFLGNIPYNLTEEQVKDILSTAGTVTKFRLMMNPETGKPKGYGFADFADADAAASAVRNLNDYEIMGRKIRVDWPHNNEKDSVPEDYSQPSQIPNQDGPLGGPPLSAPLPPLPPGVDLPPHLDCPNAISQTLAALPPNQLLDVLQQMKSLAMTDPARATELLRQAPQLAYAIFQALLLLNLVDYNTLGAVVEQAAQPTAPPPSAPPAQAFQPFGAVPGQVSTPPMVNAPFAQPPPQPAPQQQAPGQDELLQQVLSMPQSAIDALPPMERGQIMMLRQQLMQGGMR, from the exons ATGGGTCCGGACAGAGCTGGGAAAAGTGTTTTCTTGGGAAATATCCCCTACA ACCTCACTGAGGAACAGGTCAAAGACATCCTCAGCACCGCCGGAACCGTGACAAAATTTCGTTTGATGATGAACCCTGAAACCGGAAAACCGAAGGGTTATGGATTTGCTGATttcgccgatgccgatgccgctGCTTCTGCCGTACGCAATCTAAACGACTATGAGATTATGGGTCGCAAAATTCGTGTGGACTGGCCTCATAACAACGAGAAAGACTCTGTACCCGAGGACTACTCACAACCGTCGCAAATACCAAACCAGGACGGGCCGTTAGGAGGCCCGCCATTATCTgcccctcttccaccgctcCCGCCAGGCGTTGACCTACCCCCGCATCTGGATTGTCCTAACGCCATATCACAAACCCTCGCCGCTCTCCCTCCAAACCAGCTCCTTGATGTACTCCAGCAGATGAAATCATTGGCAATGACGGATCCTGCACGTGCCACAGAACTCCTGCGCCAGGCTCCGCAGCTTGCATACGCTATTTTCCAGGCATTACTTCTGTTGAACCTCGTCGACTACAACACCTTGGGAGCTGTGGTGGAACAAGCTGCACAACCTACAGCGCCGCCACCATCCGCACCCCCTGCCCAAGCGTTCCAGCCCTTTGGTGCCGTCCCGGGCCAAGTATCGACACCGCCAATGGTGAATGCGCCCTTTGCTCAACCCCCACCGCAGCCAGCAccgcagcaacaagctcCGGGCCAGGACGAACTGCTGCAGCAAGTTCTTAGTATGCCTCAATCAGCCATTGATGCGCTGCCACCTATGGAGCGTGGCCAGATTATGATGCTTCGGCAGCAGCTAATGCAAGGTGGGATGCGGTGA